The Criblamydia sequanensis CRIB-18 genome contains a region encoding:
- a CDS encoding MC/SLC25 family protein, with amino-acid sequence MSFWAVARGLGTEILVCPIELIKLRQQCSNKSESSYKVARQIFQNEGIRSFYDGLSPQLLKTCVKQAWCWPMIIELPKLFKCYGLNDREQQIATGISISTVDSIGTIHLEKVRVVYATAKKTSLPLIDIIKEGWKGFSTYWIKRSVNMVTFLTVQEYLRNKNREGDKELKAYEMLKVGVEVAFIVSFVGAPFDFANTLKQAKNLNPLHHLNRKDIVKLYKGWPMNTLSLIIQNIASIFLFEKLRQNN; translated from the coding sequence ATCAGTTTTTGGGCAGTAGCAAGAGGCCTTGGTACTGAGATATTAGTTTGTCCAATTGAATTGATTAAACTTCGCCAACAATGTTCTAATAAATCTGAAAGCAGTTATAAGGTAGCAAGACAAATCTTTCAAAATGAGGGGATCCGCTCTTTTTATGATGGATTGAGTCCGCAGCTTCTAAAAACTTGCGTCAAACAAGCTTGGTGTTGGCCCATGATTATAGAGCTGCCAAAATTATTTAAATGCTATGGATTAAATGATCGCGAACAACAAATTGCGACCGGGATTTCCATCTCAACTGTCGATTCTATTGGCACGATTCATCTTGAAAAAGTAAGGGTTGTCTATGCGACGGCTAAAAAAACATCCCTTCCATTAATCGACATTATAAAAGAAGGTTGGAAAGGTTTTTCAACTTATTGGATTAAGCGCTCTGTTAATATGGTCACTTTTTTAACTGTGCAGGAATACTTGAGAAATAAAAATCGAGAGGGAGATAAAGAACTTAAGGCTTACGAAATGCTAAAAGTCGGTGTAGAAGTAGCTTTTATTGTAAGTTTTGTAGGTGCACCCTTTGACTTTGCTAACACTTTGAAACAAGCAAAAAACTTAAATCCTCTTCATCATTTAAATCGAAAAGACATCGTAAAACTCTATAAAGGGTGGCCTATGAACACTTTATCACTTATTATCCAAAATATTGCTTCTATTTTTCTTTTTGAAAAACTTAGACAAAATAACTAA
- a CDS encoding class I SAM-dependent methyltransferase: MRTWIRLMVLALLPLNYLSANDTIYKSNEEKSKEQAIAYAKHGQTSSRYLAYRDIPFFITKYVKGNKTLDYGSGAGFSTRFLCDLNMEAEGVDISEEMLAQASMIYPEIPFYFMQNGNIPVLDQNYDLVFSSYVLFELGSEQEVLNYLGEAKRVMKEDGVLIAVTGSQDMYSRDWYIFNTDYPENKNLESGDLARIYLREAEIEFTDFYWTEADYRLFFKKAGFDLLEVHYPLGKEDEGYAWKDEVACSPFVVFVAKKQ; the protein is encoded by the coding sequence ATGCGCACATGGATCCGTTTAATGGTTTTGGCATTATTGCCTCTAAATTATCTATCAGCCAACGACACGATTTATAAATCAAATGAAGAAAAGTCTAAAGAGCAAGCGATAGCTTATGCAAAGCACGGCCAAACTTCAAGCCGTTATCTTGCTTATAGAGACATTCCCTTTTTTATAACCAAATATGTCAAAGGTAATAAAACATTAGATTATGGTTCAGGCGCCGGTTTCTCAACTCGATTCCTTTGCGATCTAAATATGGAGGCTGAAGGTGTAGACATTAGCGAGGAAATGTTAGCTCAAGCGTCTATGATCTATCCTGAAATTCCTTTTTATTTTATGCAGAATGGAAATATCCCGGTTTTAGATCAGAACTATGACCTTGTTTTCTCAAGCTATGTTTTATTTGAGCTTGGCTCAGAGCAGGAAGTTCTTAACTATTTAGGGGAAGCTAAGAGAGTCATGAAAGAAGATGGTGTTCTAATAGCCGTTACAGGAAGCCAAGACATGTACTCAAGGGACTGGTATATCTTTAATACCGACTATCCGGAAAATAAAAATCTTGAAAGCGGAGATTTAGCTAGGATCTACCTTAGAGAAGCAGAGATTGAATTTACAGATTTTTATTGGACAGAAGCGGATTATCGCCTCTTCTTTAAAAAAGCAGGCTTTGACTTGTTAGAGGTTCACTATCCTTTAGGAAAAGAGGATGAAGGGTATGCTTGGAAAGATGAAGTCGCCTGTTCTCCCTTCGTTGTTTTTGTGGCTAAGAAGCAATAA
- a CDS encoding dihydrofolate reductase family protein, whose product MAFFCPEVSIYIATSIDGYIARKDGNIDWLLYGHTGDEDYGFKKFIDSVDALVLGRKTYQVVSGFEDWPYSGKRVIVLSNTLKKVRKEAELFSGDLKDLLSKLYGDGIKHIWVDGGITASKFLEAGLVDNLTISIIAMVLGSGIPLFSAMNKEQPCRLVSSQSYPSGLVQLKYKMI is encoded by the coding sequence ATGGCTTTTTTTTGTCCAGAGGTTTCAATCTATATAGCGACTAGTATTGATGGCTATATTGCCAGGAAAGATGGGAATATTGATTGGCTGCTCTATGGTCATACAGGAGATGAGGACTATGGGTTCAAAAAATTTATAGATAGCGTCGATGCCCTAGTTCTTGGCAGAAAAACCTATCAGGTGGTTTCAGGTTTTGAGGATTGGCCTTATTCCGGGAAAAGAGTTATTGTTTTGAGCAATACTTTAAAAAAAGTCAGAAAAGAAGCCGAACTATTTAGCGGGGATTTGAAAGACTTACTCTCTAAATTATACGGAGATGGCATCAAACATATTTGGGTGGATGGCGGGATTACAGCTTCCAAATTCTTAGAAGCCGGTCTTGTGGATAATCTTACGATATCCATAATTGCAATGGTATTAGGATCCGGAATCCCCTTATTTAGCGCCATGAATAAAGAACAGCCTTGCCGCTTGGTTTCAAGCCAATCCTATCCAAGCGGTCTTGTCCAATTAAAGTATAAGATGATTTAA
- a CDS encoding carbon-nitrogen hydrolase family protein encodes MTIRVAAYQNFAKNSHKERVDEILEVVKQADQKKIDFLCFPEGYLTGYYEEKELAEETALEIEGSEFKAFLRQASIFKTTFIIGFNERQGHQIFDSAAIIEKGVLLGVQRKHFLYHNYFASDDEFSVFHSKGITFGVVICMDSNYFEPCRLLALKGAAILFIPMCNKVPLNHALTSRPNYYSHFVARSYENRCWLVAADWVFPNDGKNICPGHSVIYDPNGCEQARSVENRYDCILLDIAKDSLCINKGRRVSGSPILKEKLNSQN; translated from the coding sequence ATGACAATCCGTGTTGCAGCTTATCAAAATTTTGCCAAAAACTCCCATAAAGAACGGGTAGATGAAATCTTAGAGGTTGTAAAGCAAGCCGATCAAAAAAAAATAGATTTTCTTTGCTTTCCGGAAGGTTATCTAACAGGCTACTATGAAGAAAAAGAGCTTGCAGAAGAAACCGCTCTTGAAATTGAGGGTTCAGAATTTAAGGCCTTTCTTAGACAAGCCTCAATATTTAAAACGACGTTTATAATAGGTTTTAATGAGCGCCAAGGTCATCAAATTTTCGACTCTGCAGCCATCATCGAAAAGGGAGTTTTGCTTGGTGTTCAAAGAAAGCACTTTTTATACCACAACTACTTTGCATCTGATGATGAATTTTCAGTATTTCATAGCAAAGGCATTACTTTTGGCGTCGTCATCTGCATGGATAGTAATTACTTTGAGCCTTGCAGACTTTTAGCTTTAAAAGGAGCCGCTATCCTTTTTATCCCCATGTGTAACAAGGTGCCTTTAAATCATGCTTTAACCTCACGACCTAATTATTATAGTCATTTCGTCGCACGATCTTATGAAAACCGTTGTTGGTTAGTAGCAGCTGATTGGGTCTTCCCAAATGATGGTAAAAACATTTGTCCAGGCCATAGCGTTATCTATGATCCGAACGGATGCGAACAAGCTCGGAGCGTTGAAAATCGATATGATTGCATCCTATTGGATATTGCAAAAGATAGTTTATGCATAAATAAGGGACGAAGGGTTTCTGGAAGCCCTATTTTAAAAGAAAAGTTGAACTCTCAAAATTGA